One segment of Eschrichtius robustus isolate mEscRob2 chromosome 3, mEscRob2.pri, whole genome shotgun sequence DNA contains the following:
- the SLC66A1 gene encoding lysosomal amino acid transporter 1 homolog isoform X2 produces MKAGAGEGRSWRAQKPGGGEALNLSRRLPQHTGSLPPSEAMVWRKLGSSNFSSCPNGSSQWIWDVFGECAQDGWDKASVGLGLISIFCFAASTLPQYIKACKTGNMDQALSLWFLLGWIGGDSCNLIGSFLADQLPLQTYTAVYYVLADVLMLSLYFHYKFKKRPFLWSAPINSVLLFILGVACTAPLLSSAGSVAAPREVFRGRTLLSVEPGNKPFTQQEIIGFIIGSVSSMLYLLSRLPQIRTNFLRKSTQGISYSLFALVMLGNTLYGLSVLLKNPEVGQSEGSYVLHHLPWLVGSLGVLLLDTIFLIYRDAATSSERQPLLPS; encoded by the exons ATGAAGGCAGGAGCTGGAGAAGGCAGGAGCTGGAGAGCCCAGAAGCCGGGCGGTGGGGAGGCTCTAAACTTG AGCCGTCGCCTGCCTCAGCACaccggctccctccctccctccgaaGCCATGGTCTGGAGGAAGCTGGGCTCCAGCAACTTCTCCAGCTGCCCCAATGGCTCCAGCCAGTGGATATGGGACGTGTTTGGCGAGTGTGCCCAGGATGGCTGGGACAAGGCCAGCGTGGGCCTGGGCTTGATCTCCATTTTCTGCTTTGCTGCATCCACCCTCCC CCAGTACATCAAGGCCTGCAAGACGGGCAACATGGACCAGGCCCTGTCCCTGTGGTTCCTCCTGGGCTGGATCGGCGGAGACTCCTGCAATCTCATTGGCTCCTTCCTTGCTGACCAGCTGCCCCTGCAG ACCTACACAGCCGTGTATTACGTCTTAGCCGACGTGCTGATGCTGTCGCTGTACTTTCATTACAAGTTTAAGAAACGCCCCTTTCTGT GGTCTGCCCCCATCAATTCTGTGCTGTTGTTCATCTTGGGGGTGGCGTGTACCGCCCCACTGCTGAGCAGCGCTGGCTCGGTGGCTGCCCCCAGGGAGGTCTTCCGGGGGCGGACGCTCTTGTCTGTGGAGCCGGGCAATAAG CCCTTCACGCAGCAGGAAATCATTGGCTTCATAATCGGCTCCGTGTCCAGCATGCTGTACCTGCTCTCCCGGCTGCCTCAGATCCGCACCAAT TTCCTGCGGAAGTCGACCCAGGGGATCTCCTACTCGCTGTTCGCCTTGGTGATGCTGGGGAACACGCTGTATGGGCTGAGCGTGCTGCTCAAGAACCCCGAGGTAGGCCAGAGCGAGGGCAGCTATGTGCTGCACCACCTGCCCTGGCTCGTGGGCAGCCTGGGCGTCCTGCTGCTCGACACCATC
- the SLC66A1 gene encoding lysosomal amino acid transporter 1 homolog isoform X3, with protein sequence MKAGAGEGRSWRAQKPGGGEALNLSRRLPQHTGSLPPSEAMVWRKLGSSNFSSCPNGSSQWIWDVFGECAQDGWDKASVGLGLISIFCFAASTLPQYIKACKTGNMDQALSLWFLLGWIGGDSCNLIGSFLADQLPLQTYTAVYYVLADVLMLSLYFHYKFKKRPFLWSAPINSVLLFILGVACTAPLLSSAGSVAAPREVFRGRTLLSVEPGNKPFTQQEIIGFIIGSVSSMLYLLSRLPQIRTNFLRKSTQGISYSLFALVMLGNTLYGLSVLLKNPEFLIYRDAATSSERQPLLPS encoded by the exons ATGAAGGCAGGAGCTGGAGAAGGCAGGAGCTGGAGAGCCCAGAAGCCGGGCGGTGGGGAGGCTCTAAACTTG AGCCGTCGCCTGCCTCAGCACaccggctccctccctccctccgaaGCCATGGTCTGGAGGAAGCTGGGCTCCAGCAACTTCTCCAGCTGCCCCAATGGCTCCAGCCAGTGGATATGGGACGTGTTTGGCGAGTGTGCCCAGGATGGCTGGGACAAGGCCAGCGTGGGCCTGGGCTTGATCTCCATTTTCTGCTTTGCTGCATCCACCCTCCC CCAGTACATCAAGGCCTGCAAGACGGGCAACATGGACCAGGCCCTGTCCCTGTGGTTCCTCCTGGGCTGGATCGGCGGAGACTCCTGCAATCTCATTGGCTCCTTCCTTGCTGACCAGCTGCCCCTGCAG ACCTACACAGCCGTGTATTACGTCTTAGCCGACGTGCTGATGCTGTCGCTGTACTTTCATTACAAGTTTAAGAAACGCCCCTTTCTGT GGTCTGCCCCCATCAATTCTGTGCTGTTGTTCATCTTGGGGGTGGCGTGTACCGCCCCACTGCTGAGCAGCGCTGGCTCGGTGGCTGCCCCCAGGGAGGTCTTCCGGGGGCGGACGCTCTTGTCTGTGGAGCCGGGCAATAAG CCCTTCACGCAGCAGGAAATCATTGGCTTCATAATCGGCTCCGTGTCCAGCATGCTGTACCTGCTCTCCCGGCTGCCTCAGATCCGCACCAAT TTCCTGCGGAAGTCGACCCAGGGGATCTCCTACTCGCTGTTCGCCTTGGTGATGCTGGGGAACACGCTGTATGGGCTGAGCGTGCTGCTCAAGAACCCCGAG